From the genome of Ctenopharyngodon idella isolate HZGC_01 chromosome 23, HZGC01, whole genome shotgun sequence, one region includes:
- the LOC127506186 gene encoding fibrous sheath CABYR-binding protein isoform X2, with the protein MGNSLDCCGQKNPCDHTEDETKGLLHSSESKTSTRAGTEVGISPTSDEEHRHEEETKPQLDELIITKQPNAEAQIPKAQSSYSTTISMLRTEVSLAAEVNDIVSPETAQTEVIILDKETPKKKTEVTEEIQNIAAEVSEAPQNTVEAPAEIVASVKGEIEAEHGSIEKVDVAAALTDDAGVTATSSDSTVAPAEETPVEEAPVQEVTVLTQVEAKKNFSEPEPETHMEMIADEKKVIQTEELPLNDTTEVAHEKAGLNDIGDVSLMDNSSTEPDSCILAQSNELDVTEKSVAEVTAEEPITEPTAEVEEKRSEETHSEMAEQEEETSEASQTQEHSQEVSSPGMDITNALAPGIENGLVKDSENERNADVIIVEELPQEEDIVQKPNEEALETESQEQLPSKPSTQTESTIEVNKPEVTDIMTDLEKSEKVAEQEREATEPTQNGLDSTCASVPSSPIEKTRAPEPMSDSVDVENTEAKGEVTVVSDAKLLEEVVKGVAETGPQQTEEEKEIQEKEASVAQENEGKEDTSDTPKEEIIFSSGIVEMMLIPSKETEESLEEVQEPLDESADLYLGAEEIEMGASNNKPSKPLLELTIPGVETRCSLAPAVDILAYSEQEWKGNTSKSTLIRKGYSEMSRSFSGLRRVRGDNYCALRATLYQVLATSSNMPTWIEDEGFLLLPETIEAQEHLIGGWVFPPECKWASEKEDSVERLKYYLDLLKKKWQAAAACESPEEKQNLCEHVFQSGEEEYGLLEALKFLMLAKAIDLHQKMVADQEVPVFCWLLFARDTSENPKTLLANHLSQIGFSGGVEQAKMFLLGYALKHTIQAFRLYMTDTEEFVSHYPDDHKQEWPCVCIVTEDDRHYNVPVRRTVQHQHIQQDIMMT; encoded by the exons GCATGAAGAAGAAACAAAACCACAGCTGGATGAATTGATTATAACCAAGCAGCCAAATGCAGAGGCTCAAATTCCTAAAGCACAGAGCTCTTACTCTACAACAATATCAATGTTACGCACTGAAGTCTCTCTTGCTGCTGAAGTTAATGACATTGTTTCACCTGAAACGGCTCAAACAGAAGTTATAATCTTAGATAAAGAAACgccaaaaaaaaagactgaagtTACTGAAGAAATCCAAAACATTGCAGCTGAAGTCTCAGAAGCACCTCAAAACACAGTCGAAGCACCTGCTGAGATTGTTGCCTCAGTGAAAGGGGAGATAGAGGCTGAGCATGGATCAATTGAAAAGGTGGACGTTGCAGCTGCTCTGACAGATGATGCAGGTGTCACCGCAACCAGTTCAGACTCAACAGTCGCACCTGCTGAGGAGACACCTGTTGAGGAAGCACCTGTTCAGGAGGTAACTGTGCTTACTCAGGTAGAAGCTAAGAAGAACTTCTCCGAACCAGAGCCAGAAACACACATGGAGATGATTGCAGATGAGAAGAAAGTAATCCAAACTGAGGAACTGCCTCTGAATGACACCACTGAAGTGGCACATGAAAAAGCTGGTCTCAATGACATTGGGGATGTTTCATTGATGGACAACAGCAGCACAGAACCTGACTCATGCATTTTAGCTCAGTCTAATGAGTTGGATGTTACTGAGAAAAGCGTAGCTGAAGTGACTGCTGAGGAACCCATCACTGAGCCAACAGCTGAAGTGGAGGAGAAACGTTCAGAAGAAACCCATTCTGAGATGGCAGAACAGGAGGAGGAAACATCTGAAGCTTCTCAAACTCAGGAACATTCGCAGGAAGTTTCATCTCCAGGTATGGATATTACCAATGCACTAGCTCCTGGCATTGAAAACGGGCTAGTGAAGGACTCTGAGAATGAAAGAAATGCTGATGTCATAATTGTGGAAGAGTTGCCTCAAGAAGAAGACATAGTCCAGAAACCAAATGAGGAAGCCTTGGAAACTGAGAGTCAAGAGCAACTGCCATCTAAGCCCTCTACACAAACTGAAAG CACTATTGAGGTGAACAAACCTGAAGTCACAGACATTATGACAGATCTAGAAAAGAGTGAAAAGGTTGCAGAGCAAGAGCGTGAGGCTACAGAACCAACTCAGAATGGCCTGGACTCCACATGTGCCTCAGTGCCATCAAGCCCTATTGAGAAAACCAGAGCCCCTGAGCCAATGAG TGATTCTGTGGATGTAGAAAACACTGAGGCCAAAGGTGAGGTTACTGTGGTGAGTGATGCAAAATTACTGGAGGAAGTTGTAAAAGGTGTTGCAGAGACTGGACCTCAACAAACAGAAGAGGAAAAGGAAATACAGGAAAAGGAAGCTAGTGTGGCCCAGGAAAATGAAGGAAAAGAAGACACTTCCGACACCCCAAAAGAAGAGATCATTTTTAGCAGTGGCATTGTAGAGATGATGCTTATACCTTCAAAAGAGACAGAAGAAAGCCTGGAGGAAGTGCAAGAGCCACTGGATGA GAGTGCAGACCTGTATCTTGGAGCTGAGGAGATTGAAATGGGAGCCAGCAATAACAAGCCATCCAAACCACTGCTAGAGCTCACAA TTCCTGGTGTAGAGACCAGATGTAGCTTAGCACCAGCTGTGGACATACTGGCCTACAGTGAGCAAGAATGGAAGGGGAACACATCCAAAAGCACCCTCATCAGAAAG GGCTACAGTGAGATGTCCCGTAGCTTCAGTGGTCTGAGGAGAGTCAGAGGGGATAATTACTGTGCCCTCCGTGCCACGCTGTACCAGGTGCTGGCGACCAGCTCAAACATGCCCACCTGGATAGAGGATGAAGGCTTTCTATTG TTGCCAGAGACGATTGAAGCTCAGGAACATTTGATTGGTGGATGGGTGTTTCCCCCAGAATGCAAGTGGGCAAGTGAGAAGGAGGACTCTGTGGAGAGACTGAAATACTATTTGGATCTCCTTAAAAAGAAG TGGCAGGCAGCAGCGGCATGTGAGAGCCCAGAGGAGAAGCAGAATCTGTGTGAACATGTGTTTCAGAGTGGAGAGGAGGAGTATGGTCTTCTGGAAGCACTCAAGTTTCTGATGCTGGCCAAAGCCATTGATCTTCATCAAAAAATGGTGGCAGATCAAGAAGTGCCTGTGTTCTGCTGGCTTCTTTTTGCCCGCGACACATCAGAAAACCCCAAAACCCTCCTGGCCAATCACCTGAGCCAGATTGGCTTCAGTGGAGGGGTAGAACAGGCAA AGATGTTTCTATTGGGCTATGCCTTAAAGCACACCATTCAAGCCTTCCGTCTGTACATGACTGACACAGAGGAGTTTGTGTCACATTACCCGGATGACCACAAGCAGGAGTGGCCCTGCGTGTGTATCGTCACAGAGGACGATCGCCATTACAACGTCCCTGTCAGGAGGACCGTTCAACACCAGCACATTCAACAGGATATCATGATGACCTAA
- the LOC127506186 gene encoding fibrous sheath CABYR-binding protein isoform X1 gives MGNSLDCCGQKNPCDHTEDETKGLLHSSESKTSTRAGTEVGISPTSDEEHRHEEETKPQLDELIITKQPNAEAQIPKAQSSYSTTISMLRTEVSLAAEVNDIVSPETAQTEVIILDKETPKKKTEVTEEIQNIAAEVSEAPQNTVEAPAEIVASVKGEIEAEHGSIEKVDVAAALTDDAGVTATSSDSTVAPAEETPVEEAPVQEVTVLTQVEAKKNFSEPEPETHMEMIADEKKVIQTEELPLNDTTEVAHEKAGLNDIGDVSLMDNSSTEPDSCILAQSNELDVTEKSVAEVTAEEPITEPTAEVEEKRSEETHSEMAEQEEETSEASQTQEHSQEVSSPGMDITNALAPGIENGLVKDSENERNADVIIVEELPQEEDIVQKPNEEALETESQEQLPSKPSTQTESTIEVNKPEVTDIMTDLEKSEKVAEQEREATEPTQNGLDSTCASVPSSPIEKTRAPEPMSDSVDVENTEAKGEVTVVSDAKLLEEVVKGVAETGPQQTEEEKEIQEKEASVAQENEGKEDTSDTPKEEIIFSSGIVEMMLIPSKETEESLEEVQEPLDEYVTLSFRFSSNRKRLDHEVLSADLYLGAEEIEMGASNNKPSKPLLELTIPGVETRCSLAPAVDILAYSEQEWKGNTSKSTLIRKGYSEMSRSFSGLRRVRGDNYCALRATLYQVLATSSNMPTWIEDEGFLLLPETIEAQEHLIGGWVFPPECKWASEKEDSVERLKYYLDLLKKKWQAAAACESPEEKQNLCEHVFQSGEEEYGLLEALKFLMLAKAIDLHQKMVADQEVPVFCWLLFARDTSENPKTLLANHLSQIGFSGGVEQAKMFLLGYALKHTIQAFRLYMTDTEEFVSHYPDDHKQEWPCVCIVTEDDRHYNVPVRRTVQHQHIQQDIMMT, from the exons GCATGAAGAAGAAACAAAACCACAGCTGGATGAATTGATTATAACCAAGCAGCCAAATGCAGAGGCTCAAATTCCTAAAGCACAGAGCTCTTACTCTACAACAATATCAATGTTACGCACTGAAGTCTCTCTTGCTGCTGAAGTTAATGACATTGTTTCACCTGAAACGGCTCAAACAGAAGTTATAATCTTAGATAAAGAAACgccaaaaaaaaagactgaagtTACTGAAGAAATCCAAAACATTGCAGCTGAAGTCTCAGAAGCACCTCAAAACACAGTCGAAGCACCTGCTGAGATTGTTGCCTCAGTGAAAGGGGAGATAGAGGCTGAGCATGGATCAATTGAAAAGGTGGACGTTGCAGCTGCTCTGACAGATGATGCAGGTGTCACCGCAACCAGTTCAGACTCAACAGTCGCACCTGCTGAGGAGACACCTGTTGAGGAAGCACCTGTTCAGGAGGTAACTGTGCTTACTCAGGTAGAAGCTAAGAAGAACTTCTCCGAACCAGAGCCAGAAACACACATGGAGATGATTGCAGATGAGAAGAAAGTAATCCAAACTGAGGAACTGCCTCTGAATGACACCACTGAAGTGGCACATGAAAAAGCTGGTCTCAATGACATTGGGGATGTTTCATTGATGGACAACAGCAGCACAGAACCTGACTCATGCATTTTAGCTCAGTCTAATGAGTTGGATGTTACTGAGAAAAGCGTAGCTGAAGTGACTGCTGAGGAACCCATCACTGAGCCAACAGCTGAAGTGGAGGAGAAACGTTCAGAAGAAACCCATTCTGAGATGGCAGAACAGGAGGAGGAAACATCTGAAGCTTCTCAAACTCAGGAACATTCGCAGGAAGTTTCATCTCCAGGTATGGATATTACCAATGCACTAGCTCCTGGCATTGAAAACGGGCTAGTGAAGGACTCTGAGAATGAAAGAAATGCTGATGTCATAATTGTGGAAGAGTTGCCTCAAGAAGAAGACATAGTCCAGAAACCAAATGAGGAAGCCTTGGAAACTGAGAGTCAAGAGCAACTGCCATCTAAGCCCTCTACACAAACTGAAAG CACTATTGAGGTGAACAAACCTGAAGTCACAGACATTATGACAGATCTAGAAAAGAGTGAAAAGGTTGCAGAGCAAGAGCGTGAGGCTACAGAACCAACTCAGAATGGCCTGGACTCCACATGTGCCTCAGTGCCATCAAGCCCTATTGAGAAAACCAGAGCCCCTGAGCCAATGAG TGATTCTGTGGATGTAGAAAACACTGAGGCCAAAGGTGAGGTTACTGTGGTGAGTGATGCAAAATTACTGGAGGAAGTTGTAAAAGGTGTTGCAGAGACTGGACCTCAACAAACAGAAGAGGAAAAGGAAATACAGGAAAAGGAAGCTAGTGTGGCCCAGGAAAATGAAGGAAAAGAAGACACTTCCGACACCCCAAAAGAAGAGATCATTTTTAGCAGTGGCATTGTAGAGATGATGCTTATACCTTCAAAAGAGACAGAAGAAAGCCTGGAGGAAGTGCAAGAGCCACTGGATGAGTATGTCACTCTTTCATTCAGGTTTTCCAGCAATAGGAAAAGACTAGACCATGAAGTATT GAGTGCAGACCTGTATCTTGGAGCTGAGGAGATTGAAATGGGAGCCAGCAATAACAAGCCATCCAAACCACTGCTAGAGCTCACAA TTCCTGGTGTAGAGACCAGATGTAGCTTAGCACCAGCTGTGGACATACTGGCCTACAGTGAGCAAGAATGGAAGGGGAACACATCCAAAAGCACCCTCATCAGAAAG GGCTACAGTGAGATGTCCCGTAGCTTCAGTGGTCTGAGGAGAGTCAGAGGGGATAATTACTGTGCCCTCCGTGCCACGCTGTACCAGGTGCTGGCGACCAGCTCAAACATGCCCACCTGGATAGAGGATGAAGGCTTTCTATTG TTGCCAGAGACGATTGAAGCTCAGGAACATTTGATTGGTGGATGGGTGTTTCCCCCAGAATGCAAGTGGGCAAGTGAGAAGGAGGACTCTGTGGAGAGACTGAAATACTATTTGGATCTCCTTAAAAAGAAG TGGCAGGCAGCAGCGGCATGTGAGAGCCCAGAGGAGAAGCAGAATCTGTGTGAACATGTGTTTCAGAGTGGAGAGGAGGAGTATGGTCTTCTGGAAGCACTCAAGTTTCTGATGCTGGCCAAAGCCATTGATCTTCATCAAAAAATGGTGGCAGATCAAGAAGTGCCTGTGTTCTGCTGGCTTCTTTTTGCCCGCGACACATCAGAAAACCCCAAAACCCTCCTGGCCAATCACCTGAGCCAGATTGGCTTCAGTGGAGGGGTAGAACAGGCAA AGATGTTTCTATTGGGCTATGCCTTAAAGCACACCATTCAAGCCTTCCGTCTGTACATGACTGACACAGAGGAGTTTGTGTCACATTACCCGGATGACCACAAGCAGGAGTGGCCCTGCGTGTGTATCGTCACAGAGGACGATCGCCATTACAACGTCCCTGTCAGGAGGACCGTTCAACACCAGCACATTCAACAGGATATCATGATGACCTAA